Within the Achromobacter spanius genome, the region TGCCCGAGATGGCGTCCTGCAGCAGCACTTCGCCGTCCTTCAGGTCCAGGCCGGCGATATCGATCTGCATGTTGTTGCGCGTGGCCGGCAAGGTGCCGCTGGTGATGACCTGGGCCGCGGTCTGGGCCGCGCCAACCAGCGCTTCGGCCGGATTGGACGGCGCTGCCGTCACGCCTGGCGTGCCGCCCACCAGATTGCTGAAATTGAACTGGCCGTCCTTGTCGCGCACCACTCGCGCCTTCAGGCCGCTGATGGCCACGTGGTCCACCACGAAGCTGTTGGACAGCAGCGGCCAGACGGCTACCGCCAGGCGCGTGCTGTCGATGGATGCAAAGGTGTCCGGGCTATTGGGCTCGGACAGCGACACGCCCTGCACCGACAAGCCGATGCGTGGGAAGAGCGATAGCTCGATCTCGCCGTCGATCGTGAGGGTACGGTGATAGCGTTCCTGAACAAGCTCTTCCAGCTTGTACTTGTACGCGTTGGGGTCGAATGTCAGCAAGAAGATGGCCAGGCCAACGACGGCCACGACAACCAACACTACCAGGCCTATCAAAATGCGCTTGAACCACGTTTTCATTGCTGCCCCGTCGGTACCTCGACTGGAAATTCTTGGATGCCGCCCACCGCGCCGCGCGCGGGGATGGTGCTGTAGCGGCGGAAAAACCGCGCGCCGGATGGAACTATCTGCCTTTTAGGGCGAGTCCCCGCTCCTGCCAAAAGCTTGCGGCTGCGGCGTATGAAGGGAGGGTCAACCGTGGAAGGTCTGCTGAAGACGCCAGCATGGCCAGCGTGCAGATTTCGCTATCGTAACAAATCAGGCGAGGTTCGCGCGGCCTTGTCAGACCATGACACCAAATACGCGCCGCCCTGCGCCGCCCAAAGCGCCGCGATGCCGCCGATTCAAGCCCGCGAAGCTGACGATTTTCTGTTTGCGGATTGTAGGGCTAAAATAATTGATCCATCAATAATTGATGTATCCAACAATGCCCGCCCCCACCCCAAGTACCCCACATTCACCCGGCCAGGTGCTGCCCTTCCGGCAAACGCTGCTGGCCATGCTGGGCATGTGCTTTGTCATGATGATGGTCGCCATCGACCAGACGGTCGTGGGCACCGCGTTGCCCACCATCGTGGCCGAGCTCAAGGGCTTCGAACTGTACGCCTGGGTCGCCACGTCCTACCTGCTGACCTCGGTCATCACCGTGCCTATCTTCGGCCGCCTGGGCGACTACTACGGTCGCAAGCCCTTCGTGGTGGCCGCCATCATCCTTTTCACGCTGGCCTCGGCCCTGTGCGGCGCGGCCGACAGCATGCTATCGCTGGTGCTGGCGCGGGCCTTGCAGGGCATCGGCGGCGGCATGCTGGTGGGCACCGCGTTCGCCTCCATCCCCGACCTGTTTCCCGACCCGCACGTGCGCCTGCGCTGGCAAGTGATGCTGAGTTCGGCCTTCGGCATTGCCAACGCCGTCGGCCCCACGCTGGGCGGCGCGCTGACCGAGCACTATGGTTGGCGGTCCGTGTTCTACGTGAACCTGCCGATCGGCATCCTGGGCCTGTGGTTCGTGGCACGCTACCTTCCGCATCTGCGCAACCACACGGCCGGCAAGGTCCGCCTGGACTGGCAAGGCGCCCTACTGGTCGCGCTGGCGCTGGGCAGCCTGCAACTGCTGGTGGAACTGCTGCCCAAGGAAGGAATAAGCGGCCCCATCATGCTGCTGGGCCTGGGCAGCATCGCCTCGTTCGTGCTGCTGATCTGGTGGGAAAAGCGCTGCCCGCATCCCCTCTTGCCGCTGGACATGTTCCGCAACCGCGGCCTGGCCACGCTGTTCACGCTGGCGCTGCTGGTGGGCGTAACGATGTATTCGCTGCTGTTCTATGCGCCGCTGCTGCTGCAAGGCGGCTTTGGCCTGTCGCCGCAGGACGCCGGCATGCTGATCACGCCCATGGTTGTGTTCATTACCGTGGGCAGCATCATCAACGGCCGCATCATCACCCGCATCCGCAATCCCAACCGCATGCTCTACGCGGGCTTTCTGCTGATGGCGCTGTCATGCCTGGGCATCGTCACCACCCACAGCTACACGTCGCATGTGTTGATTGCCGTCTACATGCTGATGGCCGGCCTGGGCATGGGCTTCATCATGCCCAACCTGACGGTGTTCGCGCAGCAGACCGCGGGCCGCACGCACCTGGGCATCGCCACGGCGCTGTTGCAATCGCTGCGCATGATTGGCGGCATGCTGGGCACGGCGGTCGTCGGCACCATGGTCAGCCACAGCTATTTCAGCGGCGTCGAGTCCACGCTGCACGGCGCGTCGGCGCAATGGCTGCCGGAACTGAACGACCCGCAGATGCTGGTCAACCCGGCGGCGCAAACGCAGTTCCTGGCACAATTGGCGCATCAAGGCCAGGACGGTACGTCGCTGATCGAGATTGCGCGAGTCGCGCTGGTGGGCGCCATCCATGAAGGGCAACTCATCGCGCTGGCCGTCGCCATCTTCGCGCTCTGGTGCGTGCGGCGCGTGCCGCTGGTGCAATTGGCCCGCCCATCCAAGGCGGAGCCCGCCGGCGTCGGAGAATAGCTTTTGCCCAGACAACAACAAGGCCTGCAAGTCATCCAGCACATGGGGCAGACGTACCGCGTCATGCAAAGCGCATTCAGCAGCAAGGTAGGCCACGCCCTGCCTCGCTGGCGCATCTTGCTGGCGCTGCATGAAAACGGACAGTGTTCGCAAAAGCATCTGGCTGAGCGTTGCCGGCTGGATCCCGCGTCATTGACCCGGCAGTTGCAGGCGATGGAGAAAATGGGCTGGATAGCGCGTGCCGTGGATGCTCAGGACAACCGGCTGACAAATGCCACGTTGACGGCCGCTGGGCAGGTGGTGGTGAATGAAGCGCTGCCTAAACGGGCGGCGTTTTTTGAAGAGGCGTTGAAGGGGTTGAGCGCGGCGGACGTGGATACGCTGAACCGGGTGCTGAGCGTGCTGGAAGCGAATTTTTTACGGGCGGCGGGGGATAAGGCGGGGGGGTGATGGGGCGCGCGGAACCCGGGTCAGTCAGGCTTCAGTTCGTAGCTGGTGCTGCGACCTCCAGCCCCCGAGCGTTGCAACACGCCAAGATCAACCAGTTCGGTAATGTCGCGCAGCGCGGTATCGCTAGAACACTTCGCAAGCGCAGCCCACTTGCTGCTGGTCAGCTTGCCCTCGAATCCGTCCAGCAAACGGTTCAACACCTTCACTTGCCGGTCGTTTAATGCAGCGCCGGACACACGGTTCCAGAACCGTGCCTTGCCTAGCACCGTATCCAGCGTGTGATGTGCCTGTCGCACCGCCTCATCCAGCATCTGCACAA harbors:
- a CDS encoding MDR family MFS transporter; translated protein: MPAPTPSTPHSPGQVLPFRQTLLAMLGMCFVMMMVAIDQTVVGTALPTIVAELKGFELYAWVATSYLLTSVITVPIFGRLGDYYGRKPFVVAAIILFTLASALCGAADSMLSLVLARALQGIGGGMLVGTAFASIPDLFPDPHVRLRWQVMLSSAFGIANAVGPTLGGALTEHYGWRSVFYVNLPIGILGLWFVARYLPHLRNHTAGKVRLDWQGALLVALALGSLQLLVELLPKEGISGPIMLLGLGSIASFVLLIWWEKRCPHPLLPLDMFRNRGLATLFTLALLVGVTMYSLLFYAPLLLQGGFGLSPQDAGMLITPMVVFITVGSIINGRIITRIRNPNRMLYAGFLLMALSCLGIVTTHSYTSHVLIAVYMLMAGLGMGFIMPNLTVFAQQTAGRTHLGIATALLQSLRMIGGMLGTAVVGTMVSHSYFSGVESTLHGASAQWLPELNDPQMLVNPAAQTQFLAQLAHQGQDGTSLIEIARVALVGAIHEGQLIALAVAIFALWCVRRVPLVQLARPSKAEPAGVGE
- a CDS encoding MarR family winged helix-turn-helix transcriptional regulator; its protein translation is MPRQQQGLQVIQHMGQTYRVMQSAFSSKVGHALPRWRILLALHENGQCSQKHLAERCRLDPASLTRQLQAMEKMGWIARAVDAQDNRLTNATLTAAGQVVVNEALPKRAAFFEEALKGLSAADVDTLNRVLSVLEANFLRAAGDKAGG